The DNA region CATTATAGCTGCTGGTATAAGCACAACTATGGACACCAAAACATTAAGGTTTATGGCTAAGCCTAAAAAGAATGCAGCAATATAACTTATGACAATTTGAAGTACTGCCATTGGTAGCAGTGGAAGAGTATAACCCATAATATAATCAGAGGCAGTAAGTGGAGTTGTGAACAACCGCATCAAAAAAGAAGTACCCCTGTCTGTAGCTATTAACATTCCAGAGAATGTGGAAATAAAAGCAAGACCGAATACTGCTATTCCCGGAATAAGATTATCTATAGCAAATAATTCAACAGGAATATTAGCTTGGATCATAGATAAGAGTAATAATACAACCACTGGGAAACCTATCCCCAATGCTAAGTTCAAAGGTTCTCTAAGAATCTCTTTACTGTTACGTACAGCAAATGTTAATGCTTTCAATATTCCACCTCCTCTTTTGTAGCTAATGAAACAAAGGCTTCCTCAAGTGTTTTAGTATTCGACTTTCTCATTAATTCTGACACCGTTCCAGTAGCCTTTAACTTTCCTGCAGACATGATACCGATTCTATCTGAAAGTGCTTCTGCTTCCTCCATATAATGGGTTGTTAAAATAATAGTGATTTTCCCCTTTAATTTTTCAATCACAGTCCATAGCTCCCTTCTTGAAATAACATCAAGTCCCTGAGTTGGCTCATCAAGAAAAAGTATTTTCGGATCCGTGATAAGGGCCATAGCTATACTAAGTCGCCTCTGCATTCCTCCTGATAAAGTTTTTGCTTTATCTTTGGAGACTTCTGTAAGACTAAAAGTCGTCATCATCTCTTTTACTTTTATGGCTGTAGCTTTTTTGTCAAATCCGTATATTCTTGCAATTAACTCAAGATTCTCCT from Synergistaceae bacterium includes:
- a CDS encoding ABC transporter permease; the protein is MKALTFAVRNSKEILREPLNLALGIGFPVVVLLLLSMIQANIPVELFAIDNLIPGIAVFGLAFISTFSGMLIATDRGTSFLMRLFTTPLTASDYIMGYTLPLLPMAVLQIVISYIAAFFLGLAINLNVLVSIVVLIPAAIM
- a CDS encoding ABC transporter ATP-binding protein, translating into MIAIETTKLTKKFQTKTAVNSLNLSIKQGELFALLGVNGAGKTTTIKMLTCLISPTSGDAALHGHSIISNPHGVKEKINVSPQETAVARNLSVKENLELIARIYGFDKKATAIKVKEMMTTFSLTEVSKDKAKTLSGGMQRRLSIAMALITDPKILFLDEPTQGLDVISRRELWTVIEKLKGKITIILTTHYMEEAEALSDRIGIMSAGKLKATGTVSELMRKSNTKTLEEAFVSLATKEEVEY